From a region of the Candidatus Korarchaeum sp. genome:
- the pdxS gene encoding pyridoxal 5'-phosphate synthase lyase subunit PdxS: MKAVASWPTGLPEASTGTIRVKVGFPAMLRNGVIMDVTSVEQAQIAEDSGAVGVMVLDKLPYDVRKSGGVARMADLKIIEDVMNHITIPVSAKVRIGHFYEALLLESIGVDLIDESEVLTPVDEAHHINKWAFKVPFVNGCRELCEALRRISEGASMIRSKGEAGTGNVSEAVKHFKQLLRAIITLHLSHKDGEEEILRDFARQCQVSQGLVNLTARMGRLPVITFAAGGIATPADAALMMYLGADGVFVGSGIFKSQDPKQRAFAIVLATSHWDDPETVVEAQKMVSERASMLGIEISSLKAEELLQTRGV, translated from the coding sequence TTGAAGGCAGTAGCTTCCTGGCCCACGGGCCTTCCAGAGGCTAGCACAGGGACCATCAGGGTTAAAGTCGGGTTCCCCGCGATGCTGAGGAATGGCGTCATAATGGACGTTACTTCCGTTGAGCAAGCTCAGATAGCTGAGGACTCCGGTGCAGTGGGTGTGATGGTGCTCGATAAACTCCCATACGATGTCAGGAAGAGCGGTGGAGTCGCTAGGATGGCGGATCTCAAGATAATAGAGGACGTGATGAATCACATCACGATACCCGTGAGCGCTAAAGTGAGGATAGGCCACTTCTACGAAGCCTTACTCCTCGAATCCATCGGTGTTGACCTGATAGATGAATCAGAGGTGCTAACACCTGTTGATGAGGCCCATCATATAAATAAGTGGGCCTTCAAAGTGCCTTTCGTCAACGGCTGCAGGGAGCTCTGCGAGGCTCTGAGGAGGATATCTGAGGGGGCATCTATGATAAGGAGTAAGGGGGAAGCGGGAACTGGAAACGTATCTGAGGCAGTTAAGCACTTCAAGCAGTTACTTAGGGCAATAATAACGCTCCACTTATCCCATAAGGATGGAGAGGAGGAGATCTTGAGGGACTTCGCTAGGCAGTGTCAAGTCTCTCAGGGCTTAGTGAACTTAACTGCTAGGATGGGGAGGCTCCCAGTGATAACTTTCGCAGCTGGAGGCATAGCTACACCAGCTGACGCTGCTCTAATGATGTACCTCGGTGCTGATGGTGTCTTCGTGGGCTCAGGTATTTTCAAGAGCCAGGATCCTAAGCAGAGGGCTTTCGCTATCGTCTTAGCCACATCTCACTGGGACGATCCGGAAACGGTAGTTGAAGCCCAGAAGATGGTGAGCGAGAGAGCTTCGATGCTGGGTATCGAGATAAGCTCACTAAAGGCGGAGGAACTGCTTCAGACGAGGGGTGTCTGA
- a CDS encoding aminotransferase class V-fold PLP-dependent enzyme — protein sequence MREDLLQEFPSLERYIYLNTASIGLVPRRTIEAIRDFSERVMREGSAYLDEDMEEGIFEELRRASSRLMKCDEDDVAIFSSVTEAINSLAWALRGGGKIISTSLEFPSLIYPWIRVGKEKNWSLELLKSDLLVDEDELLKRITEGVRAVCLSHVEFLTGQRLNLREIAERAHEVGSLLIVDGIQAAGCIPIDVKSLDVDFYVFGGYKWLLGPMGAAAAYIREELSDELEPGIVGWRSVEDMWSLDASSMKYARGARKFEYGTSSYDSKVGLAKSIEYLLEIGIESIHEQDMRVSERLMERIREIEGIKIVTPQNRGPIVTIETDRPHDLLKMMERGGRKLIASVRRGLIRFSIHLYNDYEDVEEASDRLAEAVKSLS from the coding sequence TTGAGGGAGGACTTACTCCAGGAGTTCCCATCATTAGAGAGATACATATACCTGAACACAGCGAGCATAGGCTTGGTACCTAGGAGAACGATAGAGGCCATTAGGGATTTCTCCGAGAGGGTTATGAGAGAGGGTTCAGCTTACCTCGATGAGGATATGGAAGAGGGCATCTTCGAGGAGCTCAGGAGGGCCTCCTCTAGATTGATGAAGTGTGATGAGGATGATGTAGCTATATTCAGTAGCGTCACAGAGGCCATAAATTCACTGGCCTGGGCTTTGAGAGGAGGGGGAAAGATCATCTCGACGAGTTTGGAGTTCCCATCCCTGATATATCCATGGATAAGGGTAGGGAAGGAGAAGAACTGGAGCTTGGAGCTCTTGAAATCGGATCTCCTAGTGGATGAGGACGAGCTCTTGAAGAGGATAACTGAGGGAGTTAGAGCAGTTTGCCTGAGCCATGTGGAGTTCTTGACTGGCCAGAGGTTGAATTTGAGGGAGATAGCTGAGAGGGCTCATGAAGTAGGCTCCTTGCTCATTGTCGATGGGATACAGGCAGCAGGCTGCATTCCTATCGATGTGAAGTCCCTGGATGTCGATTTTTATGTCTTCGGAGGCTATAAGTGGCTTCTAGGCCCTATGGGAGCTGCTGCAGCTTACATAAGGGAGGAGCTATCCGATGAACTCGAGCCCGGTATAGTGGGCTGGCGGTCCGTCGAAGATATGTGGTCCCTCGATGCCTCTAGTATGAAATACGCGAGGGGAGCGAGGAAATTCGAGTACGGCACTAGCTCTTACGATTCGAAGGTGGGCTTGGCTAAATCCATCGAGTACTTGCTCGAGATAGGGATAGAATCGATACATGAGCAAGATATGAGGGTCAGCGAGAGGTTAATGGAGAGGATCAGGGAGATAGAGGGGATTAAGATCGTGACACCCCAGAACAGGGGGCCCATAGTGACTATAGAGACCGATAGGCCTCACGATCTCCTTAAGATGATGGAGAGGGGAGGGAGGAAGCTCATCGCCAGCGTCAGGAGAGGGCTGATCAGGTTCTCCATCCACCTCTACAACGATTACGAGGACGTTGAGGAAGCCTCTGACCGCTTGGCTGAAGCTGTCAAGAGTCTATCCTGA
- a CDS encoding MoaD/ThiS family protein: MVEVRVYLTLREKLGWKSKTLSLGRNKVKFSELLDELKDLKGVLEDFGYENFMILLNGRNIRLLDWLDTEVEEGDSIDIFPPAGGG, from the coding sequence ATGGTGGAGGTAAGGGTATACCTGACGCTGAGGGAGAAACTGGGATGGAAGAGCAAGACCCTGAGTTTGGGTAGGAATAAAGTGAAATTTTCAGAGCTTCTAGATGAGCTGAAGGATCTGAAGGGAGTTCTTGAGGATTTTGGATATGAGAATTTCATGATATTACTGAACGGGAGGAACATAAGGCTCTTAGACTGGCTAGATACTGAGGTGGAGGAGGGGGATTCCATAGACATCTTCCCACCCGCCGGGGGAGGATAG
- the pdxT gene encoding pyridoxal 5'-phosphate synthase glutaminase subunit PdxT codes for MRIGVLALQGDIEEHEQAIRDSSRSLGFDVDVVRVKRPGDLKGLSGVLIPGGESTTIWKLSQGELMLALRDEILNGLPAMGTCAGAIFMAKEVKDRVVGETGQGILGLMDMTVIRNYYGRQRESFEMDLNLEGIGSVRAVFIRAPAIVRIWGKANALSELNGTYPAVIQDNMLALTFHPELTTSKVHEWFLRELVLK; via the coding sequence ATGAGAATAGGGGTCCTAGCACTTCAGGGTGATATAGAGGAGCATGAACAGGCTATCAGGGATTCCTCAAGATCTTTAGGCTTTGATGTAGATGTCGTGAGGGTAAAGAGGCCTGGTGACCTCAAAGGCCTCTCAGGGGTCTTGATACCCGGGGGAGAATCAACTACTATATGGAAGCTATCCCAAGGCGAGTTGATGCTAGCGTTGAGGGATGAGATCTTAAATGGGCTTCCAGCTATGGGAACTTGCGCTGGAGCTATATTCATGGCGAAGGAAGTTAAGGATAGGGTTGTAGGTGAGACGGGCCAAGGTATACTGGGATTGATGGATATGACAGTCATCAGGAACTACTATGGGAGACAGAGGGAGTCTTTCGAGATGGATCTCAATTTGGAGGGGATAGGGAGCGTGAGAGCTGTCTTCATAAGGGCCCCGGCCATAGTTAGGATCTGGGGTAAAGCTAATGCTCTCTCTGAACTCAATGGGACATATCCCGCTGTCATTCAAGATAATATGTTAGCTCTGACCTTCCATCCCGAGCTAACGACGAGTAAGGTACATGAGTGGTTCCTAAGGGAACTGGTGTTAAAATGA